A single Flavobacterium sp. 1 DNA region contains:
- a CDS encoding WbqC family protein, whose translation MKKIVITQSNYIPWKGYFDAIALADEFVIYDDMQFTRRDWRNRNIIKTPNGNKWLTIPVEVKGKYFQKINETKISDKNWNKDHWNTLKQNYIKSKNFIDYKDFFEELYLNSTSLYLTEINFRFINAICEILKIRTNIRFSSEFELKEERSERLLDICLTLKGTDYYSGPAAKAYMDEQIFDEAGVKINYFDYSGYTEYQQLYPPFDHGVSILDLIFCEGENAANFLKSSYNE comes from the coding sequence ATGAAAAAAATAGTAATAACCCAATCTAATTATATTCCTTGGAAAGGTTATTTTGATGCTATTGCATTAGCTGATGAGTTTGTGATTTATGATGATATGCAATTTACCCGCAGGGATTGGAGAAACAGAAATATTATTAAAACTCCTAATGGAAATAAATGGTTGACAATTCCTGTTGAAGTTAAAGGAAAATATTTTCAAAAGATTAATGAAACCAAAATTTCGGATAAAAATTGGAATAAAGATCATTGGAATACTCTTAAGCAGAATTATATTAAATCTAAAAATTTTATAGATTATAAGGATTTTTTCGAAGAATTATACTTAAATTCAACATCACTATATTTAACAGAAATTAATTTTCGTTTTATTAATGCTATTTGTGAAATACTTAAAATAAGAACAAATATTCGTTTCTCTTCTGAATTTGAACTAAAAGAAGAACGTTCTGAGCGGTTATTGGATATTTGTTTAACACTGAAAGGGACTGACTATTATTCAGGACCAGCTGCGAAAGCATATATGGATGAACAAATTTTTGATGAAGCAGGAGTAAAGATTAATTATTTCGATTATTCAGGATATACAGAATATCAACAATTATATCCACCATTTGATCATGGAGTTTCAATTTTGGATTTGATTTTTTGTGAAGGAGAAAATGCGGCTAATTTTTTAAAATCTTCTTATAATGAATAA
- a CDS encoding acetyltransferase gives MKTKKVVIFGTGDIAQLAKYYFDIDSSYEVVGFTVDKDYCLAPTFENLPLVSFEDVEKHFSPNEVEMFIALSYAKMNKLREIKYLKAKEMNYTIASYISSHCSYLSQFPPGDNAFILEDNTIQPYVKIGDNVTLWSGNHIGHHSVIESHNFISSHVVISGHCVVEPNCFIGVNATIGHQVTIAKETLVGAGAIITKNTEEASIYVPAKSTKLDKKSNLIKL, from the coding sequence ATGAAAACAAAAAAAGTAGTCATATTTGGAACAGGAGATATTGCTCAATTGGCAAAATATTATTTTGACATTGATTCTTCCTATGAAGTGGTTGGCTTTACAGTTGATAAAGACTATTGTTTAGCCCCAACTTTTGAGAATCTACCGTTAGTATCTTTTGAAGATGTTGAAAAACATTTTTCTCCTAATGAGGTTGAAATGTTTATTGCTTTAAGTTATGCAAAAATGAATAAGCTTAGAGAAATAAAGTATTTGAAAGCTAAGGAAATGAATTATACAATAGCTTCTTATATAAGTTCCCATTGCAGTTATTTGTCTCAATTCCCTCCTGGTGATAATGCTTTTATTTTGGAAGATAACACTATTCAGCCTTATGTAAAGATAGGCGATAATGTTACTTTATGGAGTGGCAATCATATAGGGCATCATTCTGTTATTGAAAGTCATAATTTTATTAGTTCACATGTAGTTATATCAGGACATTGTGTGGTTGAGCCAAACTGTTTTATAGGTGTTAATGCAACGATTGGGCATCAGGTAACCATCGCCAAAGAAACTCTTGTAGGTGCTGGAGCAATTATAACAAAGAATACAGAAGAAGCTTCTATATATGTACCTGCAAAATCGACAAAACTTGATAAAAAAAGCAATTTAATAAAACTTTAA
- a CDS encoding phytanoyl-CoA dioxygenase family protein — MNVEKSYGVNNQTELNNLVDSHLEELQINGFSLLENVLDFQELSECRIRLDAVYEKQKEEFGEEKLKMINEQNLVRCPLVYDEYFLNLAINKKILEVVEKVIGNYFILHLQNGIINTENEEHHQSSWHRDLPYQNFVISKPLAIGALYCIDDFTNESGGTFVLPHSHRVESIPSSQYVEKYSKQIIAKAGSVILFDSMLFHRAGFNSSSFTRRAINNVYVVPILKQQINLYTALNGKYSEDEFLSKFLGYQSNTPSSDKEWRNNKFNR; from the coding sequence ATGAATGTTGAAAAATCATATGGGGTCAATAATCAAACGGAACTTAACAATTTAGTTGATTCGCATTTAGAAGAGTTGCAAATAAATGGTTTTTCGTTATTAGAAAATGTATTAGATTTTCAGGAGCTGTCAGAGTGCAGAATTCGACTTGATGCTGTTTATGAAAAACAAAAAGAAGAATTTGGTGAAGAGAAATTGAAAATGATTAATGAACAGAATTTAGTAAGATGTCCTTTAGTTTATGACGAATATTTTTTAAATCTTGCTATTAATAAAAAGATTCTTGAGGTAGTAGAAAAAGTTATTGGAAATTATTTTATTCTACATCTACAGAATGGTATAATAAACACAGAGAATGAAGAGCATCATCAAAGTTCTTGGCATCGTGATTTGCCTTATCAAAATTTTGTGATCTCTAAACCACTTGCGATAGGAGCATTATATTGTATTGATGATTTTACAAATGAATCTGGTGGCACATTTGTTTTGCCACATTCTCATAGAGTAGAATCAATCCCTTCATCTCAATATGTAGAAAAATATAGTAAACAAATAATTGCAAAAGCGGGCTCGGTAATTTTATTTGACTCAATGCTTTTTCATAGGGCTGGATTCAATTCTTCCAGTTTTACAAGAAGAGCAATTAATAATGTATATGTTGTTCCAATTTTAAAACAACAAATTAATTTATATACAGCTTTAAATGGAAAATATTCTGAGGATGAGTTTCTATCAAAATTCTTGGGTTACCAGTCTAACACTCCATCGAGTGATAAAGAATGGAGAAACAATAAATTTAACAGATGA
- a CDS encoding ABC transporter ATP-binding protein — protein sequence MKDIILKAENISKQYRLGLVGTGTLSHDLNRLWHSIRGKEDPYLKIGEVNDRSTKGTSEYVWALQDINFEVERGEVLGIIGKNGAGKSTLLKILSRVTAPTIGKIKFGGRVASLLEVGTGFHGEMTGRENIFLNGAILGMTKKEIASKLDEIIEFSGCERYIDTPVKRYSSGMYVRLAFAVAAFLEPEILIVDEVLAVGDADFQKKAIGKMKDISKGGGRTVLFVSHNMAAVETLCTRVISMQNGSIIGDGNPTKIISDYLQSTSFSERKIIFDSIDNAKGNENIKILYAAVENASGLDKDEVIDVTSAIDFRMKIVNQTNQERISIGYDLRTIKGDVVFGSGGKFDCSIGKVIEISCQIPANFLNDDVYQIHAYFHTNAMSNLYSDEELLTFEVKDVKRESGYLGKVNGMIRPSLPWTINANVS from the coding sequence GTGAAAGACATTATATTAAAAGCCGAAAATATCTCTAAGCAATACCGTTTGGGGCTAGTAGGTACAGGGACATTGAGTCATGATTTGAATCGATTGTGGCATAGCATTCGAGGGAAAGAAGATCCTTATCTAAAAATTGGAGAGGTGAATGATCGTTCTACGAAAGGTACTTCAGAGTATGTTTGGGCTCTTCAGGATATTAATTTTGAAGTGGAACGTGGTGAAGTGTTGGGCATTATTGGTAAGAATGGCGCAGGTAAATCGACTTTACTCAAGATTTTATCGCGAGTGACAGCACCAACAATAGGAAAAATAAAATTTGGCGGGCGTGTAGCTTCATTACTAGAAGTAGGAACGGGATTCCATGGCGAAATGACTGGGCGGGAAAACATTTTCCTGAACGGAGCTATTTTGGGCATGACTAAAAAAGAAATTGCCTCAAAACTCGATGAAATTATAGAATTCTCCGGCTGTGAACGTTACATAGATACACCTGTAAAACGCTACAGTAGCGGTATGTATGTACGATTGGCTTTTGCTGTAGCCGCCTTTTTAGAGCCAGAAATCTTGATTGTTGATGAGGTATTAGCTGTGGGAGATGCTGATTTTCAGAAAAAAGCCATTGGCAAGATGAAGGATATTTCTAAAGGGGGAGGAAGAACTGTGCTGTTTGTGAGTCATAATATGGCGGCGGTTGAAACGCTTTGTACACGAGTAATAAGTATGCAAAACGGTAGTATTATCGGAGATGGAAATCCTACTAAAATTATATCAGATTATTTACAAAGTACTTCTTTTTCTGAGAGAAAAATTATTTTTGATAGTATTGATAATGCTAAAGGAAATGAAAACATAAAAATTCTTTATGCCGCTGTTGAAAATGCTTCAGGCTTAGATAAAGATGAAGTAATTGATGTAACTTCGGCGATTGACTTTAGGATGAAAATTGTCAATCAAACCAATCAGGAGAGGATTTCTATTGGCTATGATTTGCGAACGATAAAAGGTGATGTGGTTTTTGGCAGTGGCGGAAAATTTGATTGTAGTATTGGAAAAGTTATAGAAATAAGCTGTCAAATTCCAGCTAATTTCTTAAACGATGATGTGTACCAAATTCACGCCTATTTTCATACGAATGCAATGAGCAATTTATACAGTGATGAAGAATTATTGACTTTTGAGGTTAAGGATGTCAAAAGAGAATCGGGTTATTTAGGAAAGGTGAACGGGATGATAAGACCTTCTTTGCCTTGGACTATTAATGCTAATGTCTCCTGA
- a CDS encoding class I SAM-dependent methyltransferase — protein MNKIEDQIKGYYSSKIKQFGATPQGVDWNSTASQELRFEVLSNLINEEEHFSILDFGCGFGSMLAYFETKYQSFEYIGFDVSEDMIATALNKFSTQENVKWATSLPIEKTDYVIASGIFNVKLENTNEDWLTYILETLKKIDENCVKGFSFNVLTKYSDKEYMKDYLYYADPLFMFDYCKKHFSKNVALLHDYNLYEFSIIVRK, from the coding sequence ATGAATAAAATAGAAGACCAGATAAAAGGGTATTATTCATCAAAAATTAAACAGTTTGGAGCTACTCCTCAAGGAGTTGATTGGAATTCCACTGCATCTCAGGAATTAAGGTTTGAGGTACTTTCAAATTTAATAAACGAAGAAGAACATTTTTCAATTCTTGATTTTGGTTGTGGTTTTGGTTCGATGTTAGCTTATTTTGAAACTAAATATCAGTCTTTTGAATATATTGGATTTGATGTGTCAGAAGATATGATTGCTACAGCATTAAATAAATTTTCTACGCAAGAAAATGTTAAATGGGCAACCAGTCTTCCAATAGAAAAAACAGACTATGTTATTGCAAGCGGTATATTTAATGTAAAACTTGAAAATACCAATGAAGATTGGCTGACTTATATTTTAGAAACATTAAAAAAAATTGATGAAAACTGCGTCAAAGGATTTTCTTTTAATGTTTTGACAAAATATTCGGATAAAGAGTATATGAAAGATTATTTATATTATGCAGATCCTTTGTTCATGTTTGATTACTGTAAAAAACATTTTTCAAAGAATGTAGCTTTATTACACGATTATAATCTTTATGAATTTTCAATAATTGTTAGAAAATGA
- a CDS encoding ABC transporter permease, whose amino-acid sequence MNNNTTPNTNWLFEITPKNKFFTLNLKEVWQYRDLLFLFVKRDVITVYKQTILGPLWYLIQPLFTSVTFTIIFNNVAGIDTGVVPPFLFNLAGITVWNYFTACLNGTSNTFSSNAGIFGKVYFPRIITPLSIVISNLIKFGIQFLIFVAFYIYFYVKGADLSLNILVLFFPILIVMMGILGLGLGMLISSLVTKYRDFSNLIGFGVQLLMYLSAVMYPMELIKQKLPDYGWLVDYNPLAYLIETSRYMLLGVGEISVFGLVYTFFVTVGVFFVGLLIFNKTEKSFIDTV is encoded by the coding sequence ATGAATAATAATACCACTCCAAATACCAATTGGCTGTTTGAAATAACTCCAAAGAATAAATTTTTTACTTTAAACCTTAAAGAGGTTTGGCAATACAGAGATTTGCTATTTCTTTTTGTAAAAAGGGATGTAATCACAGTTTACAAACAAACTATTTTAGGACCACTGTGGTATTTAATTCAGCCTTTGTTTACATCGGTTACTTTTACTATAATTTTTAATAATGTAGCTGGAATAGATACTGGAGTTGTACCTCCATTTCTGTTTAATTTGGCTGGAATTACTGTTTGGAATTATTTTACTGCTTGTCTAAATGGAACTTCTAACACATTCTCCAGCAATGCAGGTATTTTTGGAAAAGTTTATTTCCCTAGAATTATAACACCTTTGTCTATTGTAATTTCTAATTTGATAAAATTTGGGATTCAGTTTTTAATTTTTGTAGCTTTCTATATTTATTTTTATGTAAAAGGAGCCGATTTAAGTTTAAATATTTTGGTTCTATTTTTCCCAATTTTGATTGTAATGATGGGGATTTTGGGATTGGGATTAGGAATGTTAATCTCTTCTTTGGTAACCAAATACCGTGATTTTAGTAATTTAATTGGTTTTGGAGTACAATTGTTAATGTATTTGTCGGCAGTAATGTATCCAATGGAACTGATAAAGCAAAAACTGCCGGATTATGGCTGGCTTGTAGACTATAATCCGCTTGCTTATCTGATAGAAACTTCCCGCTACATGTTATTGGGTGTTGGAGAAATTTCAGTTTTTGGATTGGTTTATACTTTTTTTGTAACTGTAGGAGTCTTTTTTGTGGGACTATTGATTTTCAACAAGACAGAGAAAAGTTTTATAGATACAGTGTAA